From Segatella copri, the proteins below share one genomic window:
- the rpsU gene encoding 30S ribosomal protein S21: protein MIIVPVKDGENIERALKKFKRKFEKTGVVKELRARQQYDKPSVLKRLKMEHAIYVQQLRANEE from the coding sequence ATGATTATTGTACCAGTTAAAGACGGTGAGAACATCGAGAGAGCTCTCAAGAAGTTTAAGAGAAAATTCGAAAAGACAGGTGTTGTTAAGGAGCTTCGTGCTCGTCAGCAGTATGACAAGCCTTCTGTTTTGAAGCGTCTCAAGATGGAACACGCCATCTACGTACAGCAGTTGCGTGCAAACGAGGAATAA
- the xerA gene encoding site-specific tyrosine recombinase/integron integrase yields the protein MSIDKFLEYLRSELNRSQRTVENYREDLKLFEQYARNLSESFTWESVDSDMIRNWMEHMIDAGNKATSVNRRLSALKMFYRFALVRHYVESDPAHSLKGPKESRPLPQFLKENEMDELLDRKMWGDDYNNVRARTIIILFYETGMRLSELIGLDVDDVNFIKKEIKITGKGNKQRIVPFGDELKNALSEYLALRAQRVMAKSGALLLADKGGRMSPAQVREIVKENLARVCSLKKKSPHVLRHTFATAMLNHGAGIESLKRLLGHAKLSTTEIYTHTTFEQLKRVYIEAHPRA from the coding sequence TTGAGTATAGATAAGTTCTTGGAATATTTGCGCTCTGAACTGAACAGGTCGCAGAGGACGGTAGAAAACTATCGCGAAGATTTGAAACTCTTTGAGCAGTATGCTAGGAACTTGTCTGAATCCTTCACTTGGGAATCTGTTGATTCTGATATGATTCGCAACTGGATGGAGCATATGATAGATGCAGGAAATAAGGCAACCTCGGTTAATCGCCGGTTGAGTGCTTTGAAAATGTTCTATCGGTTTGCTTTAGTCAGACATTATGTGGAGTCGGATCCCGCTCATAGCCTCAAAGGACCTAAGGAAAGTAGACCGCTACCTCAATTCTTGAAAGAAAATGAGATGGATGAGTTGCTTGACAGGAAAATGTGGGGCGATGATTATAATAATGTACGCGCACGTACTATTATAATATTGTTCTATGAGACGGGGATGCGATTGTCAGAGTTGATAGGACTTGATGTTGACGATGTGAACTTTATCAAAAAAGAGATAAAGATTACGGGTAAGGGAAACAAACAACGTATAGTTCCTTTTGGTGACGAGCTTAAAAATGCTCTTTCAGAATATTTGGCTCTAAGAGCACAAAGGGTGATGGCTAAGTCTGGAGCTCTTTTGCTTGCGGATAAGGGCGGACGGATGAGTCCGGCTCAAGTCAGAGAAATCGTGAAGGAGAACCTCGCAAGGGTTTGCTCGTTGAAAAAGAAAAGTCCGCACGTGTTGAGGCATACGTTTGCTACTGCAATGTTGAATCATGGTGCAGGAATTGAAAGTTTGAAAAGACTGTTAGGACATGCGAAACTCTCGACGACCGAGATTTATACGCATACAACGTTTGAACAGTTGAAACGAGTTTATATTGAAGCCCATCCTCGGGCGTAA
- the hpf gene encoding ribosome hibernation-promoting factor, HPF/YfiA family, producing the protein MEIKIQSIHFDATEKLQAFIEKKVAKLEKTFEDIQKVEVQLKVVKPATALNKEVHLEVAVPGTKLFVEKTCDTFEEGIDQAVDSMKVQLTKFKEKSRNR; encoded by the coding sequence ATGGAAATTAAGATTCAGTCGATTCACTTCGACGCTACCGAGAAGTTACAGGCGTTTATCGAAAAGAAAGTCGCCAAGTTAGAAAAAACTTTTGAAGACATACAGAAAGTAGAGGTGCAATTAAAGGTCGTGAAGCCTGCTACTGCCTTGAATAAGGAAGTTCATCTGGAAGTTGCTGTCCCTGGAACCAAGTTGTTCGTAGAAAAGACATGTGACACTTTTGAGGAAGGAATTGACCAGGCAGTGGACTCAATGAAGGTTCAATTGACCAAATTTAAAGAAAAATCAAGGAATCGATAA
- the tuf gene encoding elongation factor Tu: protein MAKEEFVRTKPHVNIGTIGHVDHGKTTLTAAISKVLNEKLGTSEAVKSFDQIDNAPEEKERGITINSAHIEYETAKRHYAHVDCPGHADYVKNMVTGAAQMDGAILVCAATDGPMPQTREHVLLARQVNVPRLVVFLNKCDMVDDEEMLELVEMELREILEQYGYEEDTPIVRGSALGALNGVEKWVKSVETLMDTVDEWIQEPEREIDKPFLMPIEDVFSITGRGTVATGRIETGRCKVGDEVQLLGLGEDKKSVITGVEMFRKILAEGEAGDNVGLLLRGIDKAEVKRGMVVVHPGAITPHDHFKASIYVLKKEEGGRHTPFGNKYRPQFYLRTMDCTGEIKLPEGVEMVMPGDNVEIEVELIYKVALNEGLRFAIREGGRTVGSGQITTILDDIK, encoded by the coding sequence ATGGCTAAAGAAGAATTCGTGCGTACCAAACCGCATGTTAACATTGGTACAATTGGTCATGTTGACCATGGTAAGACTACTCTGACCGCTGCTATCTCTAAGGTATTGAACGAGAAGCTCGGTACATCTGAGGCAGTTAAGTCATTCGATCAGATTGATAATGCTCCTGAGGAGAAAGAGCGTGGTATCACTATCAACTCTGCTCACATCGAGTATGAGACAGCAAAGCGTCACTATGCACACGTTGATTGTCCTGGACACGCTGACTATGTAAAGAACATGGTTACTGGTGCTGCTCAGATGGATGGTGCAATCTTGGTTTGTGCTGCTACTGATGGTCCTATGCCACAGACACGTGAGCACGTACTTCTTGCACGTCAGGTAAACGTACCTCGTTTGGTTGTTTTCTTGAACAAGTGCGATATGGTTGATGATGAGGAGATGCTTGAGCTCGTTGAGATGGAGCTTCGTGAGATCCTCGAGCAGTATGGTTACGAGGAGGATACTCCAATTGTACGTGGTTCTGCTCTCGGTGCTTTGAACGGTGTTGAGAAGTGGGTTAAGTCTGTTGAGACTTTGATGGATACAGTTGATGAGTGGATTCAGGAGCCAGAGCGCGAGATTGATAAGCCATTCTTGATGCCTATCGAGGATGTATTCTCAATTACAGGTCGTGGTACTGTTGCTACAGGTCGTATTGAGACAGGTCGTTGCAAGGTAGGTGACGAAGTTCAGTTGCTCGGTCTTGGTGAGGACAAGAAGTCAGTTATTACTGGTGTTGAGATGTTCCGTAAGATCCTTGCTGAGGGTGAAGCTGGTGATAACGTAGGTTTGCTTCTCCGTGGTATCGATAAGGCTGAGGTTAAGCGTGGTATGGTAGTTGTACACCCAGGTGCTATTACTCCTCACGATCACTTCAAGGCTTCTATCTATGTATTGAAGAAGGAAGAGGGTGGCCGTCACACTCCATTCGGTAACAAGTATCGTCCTCAGTTCTATCTCCGTACTATGGACTGTACAGGTGAAATCAAGCTTCCAGAGGGAGTTGAGATGGTAATGCCTGGTGATAACGTAGAGATTGAGGTAGAGTTGATCTACAAGGTTGCTTTGAACGAGGGTCTTCGTTTCGCTATCCGTGAGGGTGGTCGTACAGTAGGTTCTGGTCAGATTACAACAATTCTCGACGATATCAAGTAA
- the secE gene encoding preprotein translocase subunit SecE — MNKIVNYCKACYDELAHKTTWPSRAELTHSAMVVLSASLVIALVVFAMDSIFKAFMGVVYPG; from the coding sequence ATGAATAAAATAGTAAATTATTGCAAGGCATGTTACGATGAACTTGCGCATAAGACTACTTGGCCATCACGTGCCGAACTTACTCATAGTGCAATGGTTGTATTATCTGCTTCCCTAGTCATTGCACTTGTTGTGTTCGCGATGGATTCTATTTTCAAAGCCTTTATGGGTGTAGTTTATCCAGGTTAA
- the nusG gene encoding transcription termination/antitermination protein NusG — MADAGNKWYVLKAVSGKEAKVKEYIEAEMKHNDLLAANVSQVLIPVEKHATVRNGKRVVKEKVSLPGYVFVEAKLKGDVAHTLRFLPNVLGFLGGLDEPTPVPQRDINRMLGSAEETEFEENLDCPYLVNDTVKVMEGPFSGFSGIVEEVNAEKHKLKVTVKIFGRKTPLELGFMQVEKE, encoded by the coding sequence ATGGCAGACGCAGGAAATAAATGGTATGTGCTTAAAGCCGTTAGTGGTAAAGAGGCTAAGGTGAAAGAATACATCGAAGCTGAAATGAAGCACAATGACTTACTAGCAGCAAATGTTTCTCAGGTATTGATACCAGTTGAGAAGCATGCAACTGTGCGTAATGGAAAGAGAGTCGTTAAAGAAAAGGTCTCTCTTCCAGGTTATGTTTTTGTGGAGGCCAAACTGAAGGGAGATGTTGCGCATACGTTGCGTTTCCTCCCTAATGTTTTGGGTTTCCTTGGAGGTTTGGATGAACCAACACCAGTTCCACAGCGCGATATCAATCGTATGCTGGGTTCTGCTGAGGAGACTGAGTTCGAGGAGAATCTTGATTGTCCTTACTTGGTTAATGATACCGTTAAGGTTATGGAAGGTCCATTCAGTGGTTTCAGCGGAATCGTTGAAGAGGTTAATGCTGAAAAGCATAAGCTGAAAGTTACGGTTAAGATCTTCGGACGTAAAACTCCGTTGGAATTAGGTTTTATGCAAGTAGAAAAGGAATAG
- the rplK gene encoding 50S ribosomal protein L11, translating into MAKEVAGLIKLQIKGGAANPSPPVGPALGSKGINIMGFCKEFNARTQDKAGKVLPVVITYYTDKSFDFIIKTPPAAVQLKEAAKIKSGSAQPNRQKVASLTWDQVKVIAEDKMKDLNCFTVESAMKLIAGTARSMGITVKGDFPGK; encoded by the coding sequence ATGGCTAAAGAAGTTGCTGGATTAATCAAATTACAGATTAAAGGTGGCGCTGCGAATCCTTCACCTCCAGTAGGACCTGCATTGGGTTCTAAGGGTATTAATATTATGGGATTCTGCAAGGAATTCAACGCCCGTACCCAGGACAAAGCAGGTAAAGTGTTGCCAGTAGTTATTACTTATTATACTGACAAGTCTTTTGATTTTATTATCAAGACTCCACCTGCTGCAGTTCAATTGAAAGAGGCTGCCAAAATCAAGTCAGGTTCTGCTCAGCCTAATCGTCAGAAGGTTGCTTCTCTTACTTGGGATCAGGTAAAGGTAATCGCTGAGGATAAGATGAAGGACTTGAACTGCTTTACTGTAGAATCAGCTATGAAGCTCATCGCTGGTACTGCAAGAAGTATGGGTATTACTGTAAAAGGGGACTTCCCTGGTAAATAA
- the rplA gene encoding 50S ribosomal protein L1 yields MSKLTKNQKSVADKVEAGKAYTLKEASELVKEITTTKFDASLDIDVRLGVDPRKANQMVRGVVSLPNGTGKVTRVLALCTPDQEAAAKEAGADYVGLDEYVEKIKGGWTDIDVIITMPSCMGKIGPLGRVLGPRGLMPNPKSGTVTMDVAKAVKEVKQGKIDFKVDKAGIIHTSIGKVGMTSEQIYGNAKEFINTVIKLKPAAAKGTYIKSIFISSTMSKGIKIDPKSVE; encoded by the coding sequence ATGAGTAAACTGACAAAAAATCAAAAATCAGTAGCTGATAAGGTTGAAGCAGGGAAGGCATACACATTGAAGGAGGCTTCAGAGTTGGTAAAGGAAATTACCACTACCAAGTTTGATGCATCTCTTGATATTGATGTACGCTTAGGTGTTGATCCACGTAAGGCTAACCAGATGGTTCGTGGCGTTGTTTCATTGCCAAACGGAACAGGTAAGGTTACTCGTGTGCTCGCACTCTGTACTCCTGATCAGGAAGCTGCTGCTAAGGAAGCAGGCGCTGATTATGTAGGTCTTGACGAATACGTTGAGAAGATTAAGGGTGGTTGGACAGATATTGATGTCATCATCACAATGCCTTCTTGTATGGGTAAGATTGGTCCTTTGGGTCGTGTACTCGGTCCTCGTGGTTTGATGCCTAACCCTAAGAGTGGCACTGTAACTATGGATGTTGCTAAGGCAGTAAAGGAAGTTAAGCAAGGTAAGATTGACTTTAAGGTTGATAAGGCTGGTATTATCCATACTTCAATCGGTAAGGTTGGAATGACTTCTGAGCAGATCTATGGAAATGCTAAGGAGTTCATCAACACAGTTATCAAGCTGAAGCCTGCTGCTGCTAAAGGTACATATATCAAGAGTATCTTTATTTCTAGCACTATGAGTAAGGGTATCAAGATTGATCCTAAATCAGTTGAATAA
- the rplJ gene encoding 50S ribosomal protein L10, whose product MKKEVKDTIIAELGQKLQEFPHFYLVDVTGLNAEKTSALRRKCFQSEIKMVVVKNSLLHKAFEASDIDFSELYDCLKGTTAVLFANTANVPAKLLKEYDKEDVPTLKAAYAEESFYVGADKLAELSALKSKNEVIAEIVALLQSPAKNVVSALQSGSNTIHGVLKTLGERPE is encoded by the coding sequence ATGAAGAAAGAAGTTAAAGATACTATTATCGCTGAACTTGGACAGAAGTTGCAGGAGTTTCCTCATTTCTATCTTGTAGATGTTACAGGATTGAATGCAGAGAAGACAAGTGCACTCCGTCGTAAGTGCTTCCAGAGCGAGATTAAGATGGTTGTTGTTAAGAATTCCTTGCTTCACAAGGCGTTCGAGGCTTCAGATATCGATTTCTCTGAGCTCTATGACTGCTTGAAGGGTACTACTGCTGTATTGTTTGCTAATACAGCTAATGTACCAGCTAAGTTGTTGAAGGAATATGACAAGGAAGATGTTCCAACATTGAAGGCTGCTTATGCAGAGGAAAGCTTCTACGTTGGCGCAGACAAACTTGCAGAGCTTTCAGCTCTCAAGAGCAAGAACGAAGTTATCGCAGAGATTGTTGCTTTGCTCCAGTCACCTGCAAAGAACGTTGTTTCAGCTCTTCAATCAGGAAGCAACACTATTCATGGTGTGCTTAAGACATTGGGCGAGCGTCCTGAGTAA
- the rplL gene encoding 50S ribosomal protein L7/L12, with protein sequence MADIKAIAEELVNLTVKEVNELATVLKDEYGIEPAAAAVAVAAGPAAGGAAAAEEKSTFDVVLAEVGGAKLQVVKAVKEACGLGLKEAKDLVDGAPSTIKEGVAKDEAENLKKAIEEAGAKVELK encoded by the coding sequence ATGGCAGATATCAAAGCTATTGCAGAAGAGTTAGTAAATCTTACTGTTAAGGAAGTTAATGAGTTGGCAACAGTCCTCAAGGACGAGTATGGTATTGAGCCTGCTGCTGCAGCTGTAGCTGTAGCTGCTGGTCCTGCTGCTGGTGGTGCAGCTGCAGCTGAGGAGAAGTCTACATTCGACGTAGTCCTCGCTGAGGTTGGTGGCGCTAAGCTCCAGGTTGTAAAGGCTGTTAAGGAGGCTTGTGGTCTCGGTTTGAAAGAGGCTAAGGATCTCGTAGACGGTGCTCCTTCTACAATCAAGGAAGGTGTAGCTAAGGACGAGGCTGAGAACCTTAAGAAGGCTATCGAAGAGGCCGGTGCTAAGGTAGAGCTCAAGTAA